GCCAGGGGATCCAACGCCGCCCACGGCTCGGCGAGTTCGGCCAGTACGGCGGCGACGACGGCTGCGCTGTCGACACCGAGCAGGCTGATCGCGTACTCGCGCACCCGTGCGGGAGCCAGCAGACCGGCGTGCAGCCCCTGTCGGGCCAACCGCAGCGCCGCGGCCTGCAACACCGGATCGGCGCTGTCCACCAGCTCGTTCACGAGTTGCCCGGGCCGGTGTGCGCAGGTGACGGTCAGTTCCCGCACGGCCTGGTACAGCAGTTCGCCCCGAGGCTCCTTCCGGAGCACCGTCGGTTCGTTCAGAAGCTCGGCGCGCAGCCAGGCGATCTGCACCCGCGCCGGCAGCTCGGCCGTACGCCATGACGGCCGGCGGAGCCCCTGGCGATACGGCCCCAGTCGCTCGTAGAGCCGCGCCAGGACGAGCGCCGCCTCCGGCGGTCCCTCCACCACTGCCGGCAGCAGCCCCGCGAGCTCGGCCGTCTCGAGCCCGTCGCCCGTCCGGCCCGACGTGACGCGCTCGGCCAGAAGGACCAACCCCAGGTACCGCAGGCGGGGATCGTCGTGCCGGATGAGGATGCCGAAGACGGCCGGCGGGCAGAGCTGCGCGTCAAGACGGCCGGCCAGCCAGCCGGCATCGGCTCGGCGCACCGCATCGTGGAAGGACTTGTCCGCCGATGTGATCATCGTCGGATGCTAACGGGGACGTTCCCCGCCCCACCAGCGGGATTCACCCGGTGCGTCGCGCACCCCGTGGATGCTCCGGCTTCGCCTCCCCCGACGCGGCCGCGCGGCGGTGCTTGATGTTGACGGCCGAAGCCTTGGCCACTGCCAGGGGGTTCAGGAAGCGCAGCGGACCGATCAGGCGGGATGCGAACAGGTACATGTGCCGCGCCATCGACTCATCGCGCGCCGCCGCCGAGAACACCAGCCGCTCGATGGGATTGAACGGACGGGCCTTGGCATAGTCGACGGCCAGGGACTGGTGGCCCTTCAGTCGGCGCCCGTGTGTGCGTGCGTAGAGGGCGAGTGACCTGTCGAGGTCGCCCCGACCGGATGCGGCCGGGGCGACCGCCTGCGTCAGCCATTGCGCGGACTGCAGGGCCCACCCGCAACCCACCCCCCACAGGGGATCGCTCGTCAGGGCGGCGTCGCCGATGAGCGCGAGGCCCGGAGCGGTCGGCTTGCGGCTGTGGAGCGGGTAGTTGACCGTACCGATGATCTTCGTGATGCGCTCGGCGGAGTCGATGGGCGGCGCCTCGGGCAGGGCGCGGACGAACTCCAGGAAGCTGCCCTCCAGGTCTTCCCGGAAGGCCGGCAACCGCTTCTTGTCCGGCAGCACCGCGAGGACCGTGACCCCGCCGTCGTTCGGAAACGCGTACGCCATGTCGGGCTCGAGGAACCAGGTCTGGCCGATCCCGCCGTGCAGCGGAAGGTTGCGGAAGTGCGCGAGGTAGCCGAACCGCGCGTTCTCGTAACTCCGGGCAGGCACCGCGGCGAACTTCGCCACGGCCGAGTCCTTGCCATCGGCGCCGACCACCAGGCGGGCCCGGATCTCACGCTCGCCCTCCGGGGTCGACGCGCGCACCCCCACCGTTCGCCCGGCTTCCCGGACCAGCCCGGTCACATGGTGGCCGGGGAGCAGGTCGACGCCAGGGGTTTGGGCCGCACGGGACCTGATCAACGGGTCGAGGGTGCTGCGCCGAACGTTGTACCCGTACGGCAGCTCGGGGCCCGCCGGTGCGGCCTTCGGCTCGATCCATCCCCAACGGGTGTACCAGCGGGCCTCGTTGCGGACGGCTCCCGCCTTCTCCAGAGCGGGGACGAGGCCGAGTTCGTCCAGCACCGGGTAGGCGTTGGCCGTGAGGGAGTGCGTGCACAGCACCTTGTACGCCTCGGGGTCCGAGCGGCGTTCCAGCAAGGCGACGCGGACACCGCGTCGCGCCAGCAGGATCGCCGCGGCGCTGCCGGCGAGGCCGGCTCCGCTGATGACGACGTCGTAGTCGTGTCCCGCGCTCTCAGGCTCGGTCATGCGCTGATCGCCCCCTTCGAGGTGTGGTGCCGTCCGTCGGAGTGGTGCAGTGCCACTGCTGTCAGGTACATGGCGAATTATAAAGAGGCCGTGGATCTGTACGTCATCTTCCGGAAGCGCGCGACCGGCTCCGTCACCAGGGGCGGAGCAGTTCGCGGAGGGCGTCGGTGTCGCCCAGCAGGGCGTCCGTGTCGCCGTCGGTGAGGGAGGGGTCCGCCACCGGGCGGAGCGCGGGGTCGCGGAGGGCGGCCGCCAGGGCGGCGACCTTGTGGTTGAGGACCTGGTTGACCCGCTCGTCGACCGTCTCGGCGGCCAGCAGCACCGTGCAGCTGGGGCGGGCGTCGGGGGGCAGGCCGAGGCGGTGCGTGCGGTCGAGGGCCTGCAGCCAGGTGCCGGCGGCGTACCCGCGGTCGAGGTGCACCTGGTCGCCGGCCGCCAGGTGCAGCGAGACCCCCTCGCCCAGCGTCTGCGGGGTGGCGACCAGGGCCCAGCAGTCGTCGTCGTGACGGAAGCGGTCGAGCTCGGCCTTGCGGTCGTCGAGCGGGGTGGCGCCCGTGACGACGGCCGGACGGTGTCGGGCCAACGCCGTGACCAGCGCCTCGATGTTGCCGAGGAAGCCCGACCAGACGACGGTCTTGCGGCCCTGGGCGCGGTGCTCCGCCACGAGTTGAGCGGCGCGGACCACCTTGGCCGGGCGGATGTGCCGGGTCGGTTCGGCCACCAGCGAGGCCAGGTCCGCGTGGCCGGGCCCGTCCAGCGGCAGCGACCACGGCTGCCCCGGGGCGAAGACCGCGGCCGGATTGGCCGCGGCCGCGATCAGGTGCAGCAGGGCGCGCCCCGCCTGGGCCGCCACCGCACCCGAGGCGGATCCCTCGGCCGCGGCGGCCCCGATGGCGTCCTGCGCCCACTGCCGTACGCGGCTGGTCATGGCGTCGTACAGGGCGCGGTGGGAGGTATCGAGGGCGATGCGTTCCACCCGCAGGTGCAGGGGCGGGAGTTCGAGGTCGTCCTTGGTGGCCCGTACGTAGGCCCGGTCCCGGAGGTGGGCGAGGTCGCCGTGGACGAGCCGGTGGCCCTGCCCCGGCCACACCAGGTCGAACACGGCCTCCAGGTCGCGGGGCCGGTTGGGCATCGGGGTACCGGTCAGGACCATCACGGCGTCGGCGCGGCGCGCGAGTTCCGCCGCGTCCGCGCCGCGCCGGGAGGCGGCGCCGGCCTTGGCGCGGTGGGCCTCGTCGAACACGGTGAGGACCTTGCGCCCGCGGGACCAGCCGGCGAGCGCGGCGCGCACCGCCGGGTCGCCGAGGCGCTCGTAGTTGAGGACGACGACCGTGTCGGTGCGCGCCATGACCCGGGGCCGTACGGCGACGGTGGGCGCCCGGTCCGGTGCGAAACAGGCGCGGGCCTCCTCCACCCATGCCTCGAACGCGGAGGGCGGTGCGACGACGAGCAGGGCGTGCGCGGCCCCCCGGGCCCGCAGCGCGCTGAACACGGCGTACGCCACGGTGGTCTTCCCGGATCCCGGCACGGAGAAGTTCGCGCCGCCGCCGGCACGGAGCAGGCGGGCCGCGGCCGTGCGCTGGAAGGGGGGCAGCGTCCGTACGAAGCCCAGGGCCGGGAGGTCGATGTCGGCCGGCCACGCGGACTGTTCGGCCGCGTCGGCGGCGAGCAGCGCGGCCAGTCCGTCCGCGGCGGCGGCTCCGCCGGCGCGCAGCCGTTCGGCGGCCGGGGTCCAGGTCCAGCGGGCTGCCGCCGCGGGATGGCGGGCGAGCAGCCGGGGCAGGGCCCGGGCCCGGTCGCGGCGGACGACGACCGAGGCGGCGGTCACGGCAGTGGCGGGCGTGCCGTGCACGGTCGGGCCGAGGAGGGCGGCCACGTCCTGCCACCAGCGGTCGGTCACGCGCTCGGGCCGCCGAACCACGGGCCGGCCGGCCTCGTCCACCCCCACCGTGCCGACGACGCGCCCGTCCCCGGCCGCGGCCGCTGCTTCGGCCTCCGCCTCCGTCGTGGTCATCGGCGGGCCTGCTGCTTGAGGTAGGCCATCACGCCCTGGCGGAGGAAGCCGCGCAAGGTCTCGAGGGACTTGTCGGTACCGTTTTCCACGTCGGGATCGATACCTTGCTCGTCGATCATGAAGGGCAGGCCGTCAGGATCGTAGTCCTTCTCGTCGACACCGGCCCGGACAGGTGCCACCCGGGTCTCGGCGAGCACTCTCGCCCGGTCGGCCAATCCGTCGATGCCGTCGGCCAGGGCGTTGATCTCCTTCCCCCAGGTGCCGGGATCGGACAGCGGATCGGCATCGGACCGCTCGTCTTCCTCTCCTGGGCTGTCCGGCCACAACGGGACGGCGACGGCGGTGCGGAGACCCTGCCCGTCCCGGTGGTCGCTGCCGTCGGCCCGGAAGTCGCGGGCGGGCACCTGGGATCCCGCGAGGCCGTCCGTGCCCGTGCCGGGCCTGCCGTCGATGCCGGGGGCCTTGGCCCAAGCCCGCCTCAGCCACTCCTCCAGCAGGTCTTCGCCGGTCGCCGGGTCGACCGGGACCACGGGTTCCTCGACGATGGCCGCGCGGACGATCGCCTCGAGCTGGTCGATGCCCTCGGGTGAGCGGGCCGCGTTCATGACCACGACGTCCGCTTCGACCTTCATCACCCCGCCACGGCCACCACGGCCGGTCAGGGTCATCGAAGACGGGTGCCGGACCAGGCGCGGGGCGCCGTCGAAGCGTGTGCCACCGTCCTGCCGTTGGTAGTCGCGCAGGGCAGGGTTGGCTGCGTGCGCGACGAGAGCGAGGACGGCCAGGGCCCGCTGGTGGCGGCCGAGGTCTGCCCGCTGAGGATGTACGGCTGCCGCCAGCTCCCTACGGGCGCCTTCAACGATCTCTTCGACGTCCCGGTCGATCAACTCGGTCCAATTGCCGACGTGCTGGGCGATGTCGCGCAGTTCCGGCTTGCGGAAGGAGCGGGCGATCACGGCGGTGAACTGGCCCATTTCGCCGTCCCCGTCCAAGCCTGCGACCAGACCGGCGAGGGAAGCGGTGGTGGTTGCGGCCTGGAGGGGCGAGTTGGGCACGCGCAGCCGTTTGAGCGTGTCGCGCACCAAGCGGTACCGGAGGTCTACCACCGGATCGTCGACCACGGTCGCGACCATGACGTGCGTGGTTGCCACGATGCGGTTGCGATAGGGGGTGCGCGTCGGATCGTCCTCCCACGGCACCTCCGTGTCGCCGAAGAAGACGTCGCGCTGCTCCTTGGTCAGGAATCGGTCATGGACGAGGTCGTTGACGACCGTGCGGGCCTTGAAGGCCTCGTCGTCCGCCTTCCCCCAAAGGGTCGGGTTCTGCCCCTTGACGTGGAAGCGGGCCATGTCGGCGTAGATCACGTCGTGATCGCTGTTCCTGCGGTACGGACGGACGGCGATGCCGATGTCCATCCGGGCCGTCATCATGCGCAGCGTGGCCTCCGCCTCGGGCGTGGCGCCGTCGAGCCAGGCCTTCACCGCGGACTTGGTCCGGCCCGTCGGCCAGACGGCGAAGGAGGCCTCCTCGAAGCGCAGTGCCCGATGGGCCGCCTCGATGCTGTCCGGGGTGTGCGCGCGGACGGTCAGGGAGCCGGCCGGGTACTCCCAGTGCATCGTGGACAGGTCCACATGCGTGCCCATCAGCTGCGCCATGAACGACTGGGCGACGTTGACGCGCGTCCAGCCGTCGTCCGTCTCGACGAGGTACCCACGCTCGTCGTCCGACACGTAGATGTCGTACACGAACCCGCGGATCTCCTCGCGGATCCCTTCCAGGGCGAGCGAGTCGGCGAACTCCTTCTCGGCCTCACCCACGTACGCGGCCGGGTCGCGGACCTTCTGCTGCGCCTTGCTGATGTTGATCAGGTGCTCGGCGGAGCGGGCCTCGATACGCAGGCCGGATCCGACCTCGTGGATCAGCGACTGCCCGTGACCTCGCATGATCCGCTGAGCGGTGGCTGCCATACGCGGCTGGACGGTGGCCGGGCGCACCATGGGGACGCAGACCACGAGTTGCGCCACCGACAACCGCCCCGCGTGGTTGCGCCGCCACGTCGCCCGGCGGACGGCTTCCACGTTCTCCCGGCCGCCGGCCGACACCGCTTCGATGGCCCGGACCAACTCGGCCGGCGTCTCCTCGGGCGGACATTCGTTGGCCTTGCCGTACCACTCCATGACGGCCTTGCCGAGCTCGGTGGGCGCCTCCCCGTCGGAGAGGGCGGGCTCGCCGCGCAGGGGCTCGAAGACCGGCGGCAGCAAGGGGAAGACGCCGTCGAGGGGGACAGCGTCGGAGATCAGGTTCCTATGGGCGGGGTTCAGGAACTGGAAGGTGCTCTTACGGGCAGCCACGGGTGGCAACCTCCTCAGGGTCGACACCCGTCCCAGCACGATGCCCGCGCTCGTATGCGGGGCACGGTGGAGGACGGGTGCGTCGTCGGTGCGTTGAAGGAGCGCGGGACTCAACTTCATGACGACGCAAGCGCCGCCTCCACAGACCGTCACCAGAGCCGGCCAGGCGCGTCGCCTACTGCGGCGTGCGAGGGCGGATGGACTCCCGATGATGTGGAGCGACCACCCGTCGGAGGTGGTTGCGCAGGAGACGGTAGTGGATGGCGCCTCAACTGGGGTGCCGAACCCGCAAGTTAGAAGAAATGAGCGAGGCCTTCCGGCCACATAGCGTCAGGATGCACCCGACGCGAGGGCGTCCAGTTTGCGTTGCAGCGCGGCGATGTCGGCCCTCAGGGCGGCAATGTCCGCCTTGTCCGCCGACTGTTCCGGTTCCGCCAGCTGGACCACCAGCGCGCCGCCCGGTTCGAGGGTGACCTCCGTGGTCTCCGTGACGTCGTCGCCGCCCTGGTGGCGGACCGCCGCGTCGAGGTCGGCGCGGCGCAGGCCGTTGTGGCGGATCACCGGGGTGAGCCAGTGGCCGTCGCGGGCCAGGGTGGTGGGGGAACCCTCCAGCAGGCGGCCCAGCCATTCGTAGCGGGCCGCCGCCCGGACCACCACGGTGTTCACCGCGAGCAGTACGGCGGCCCCGAAGGCCGCTCCGATGACCGAGTCGTCCGGGCCGATCACGGCGTTCTGCACGACGTTGGCCAGCAGCAGCATGACGACCAGGTCGAAGGTGCTGAGCTGCGCCAGCTGGCGCTTGCCGACGATCCGGAGCAGCACGAGGATCAGCGCGTAGACCGCGATGGTGCGGAGCGCCTTGTCCAGGAACTGGATGTCGCTCTGCAGGAAGGGCGTGAGGACACCGTGGGCGGATTGCATCGGGTCAACGCTGGCACATGCCGGCGTTGACCGCGGCGATCGACCCGCCGTCGACCGCGGTGGGGCGAGTGGCCGCCCGCCCCGCGGAGCGGGCGGCCGACCGCGTTACGGCTTCGGCAGGGTGCAGCCCGCCCGGTTCAGGTCGATCTTGTTGCCCGCGCCGATGCAGGGGACGATGAGGTACGTCTCCTGGGCGTAGTTGATGCCCTGGCGGACGGTGACGTTGCCGTTCTCGTCCACCTCGCACGGGTTGTTCTCCGTACAGCGCTGCCCGTCCTCATTGCCCGTGTTGTTGACCGCGACGACCTTGCCCGTCGTCGTGTCGATCACCGGGGAGCCCGAGGTGCCGCCGATGGTGTTGCAGGACGAGGTGTAGCGGACGGAGTCCTTCCAGGTCCACTCGCCCTCCTTGAGGCGGTACGCGAACCCGTCCACGTTGCAGCTGTAGATCCGCTTCCAGTACCCGGACACGACCTTGATCGCCGTGCCCTGCACCGGGCGGGCGTCGTTCAGGGTGAGCGCGCCGATGCCGTACTGGCTCTGGATCTGCGCATACGTCTTGGTGAGCTGGTAGACCGAGATGTCGGTGTCGGTCATCGTCGCGTACGCGATCTTGCTGGCCCGCAGCGTCGCCACGCGCGAGCCCGACGCATTGAGCAGTGAGAACGAGCGGCTGGACGGCTGGTCCTTGACGACCTCGCCCGGCCCCGGGAAGCCGGACTCGATGCAGTGTCCGTTGGAGAGGACGAGCGCAGGGTCGGTCGGCAGGGAGCCGGGGGCGCGGACGACGGAGCCGGAGCAGTTGCTGAGCGCGACCGTCCCCGCGTAGTTCACGGTGACGGCCGCCGCGGCCTTGTCCTGGGGTTCGGAGGCGACGGCCGGAGCTGCCGCCGCTCCTATCAGGAGCAGCGAGAGCAGGGCGCCGGCGAGAGGCTTGTTCATGTGGGGGTTCCCCTCTGATGACGAAGCACGATGCGCGAAGAACGAAGCAACCGAAGATCCTCCGGTTGTCATGCGCATTGTTGAGATGTCCGCCTCAACTGACAACCCCGTACGCCCAGTTGGCCGATGCCACTCCGGTGTCAGGTTCCGGCCATGATCAGCGCAGCAGGCGCTCGCGCAGCCGGGCCGTCGTCGCGGGCGTGATCCCGACGCGCGTGGCGAGATAGCCGGCCGGCCGAGCCATAGCGCGTGGTCAGGTCGGCGAGGACGAGCGAGAGGATCGTCGCCGGGGCGCGGCCGTACGCGGGCCAGCGCATGGTGCGGCCCGGGTTGGCCGCGTGCCAGTCGACCGTGAGGCGGGCGGTGGCCAGCTCGGTGAGCGCGAAATCGGCCAGGATCTCCTCCTCGGACACCTCGAGGAGGATCAGGACGAATGCGGCGATCAGGCCGGTCCGGTCCTTTCCGGAGGTGCAGTGGAAGACCGTCGGGCCGGGGTCGGCGGTGATGAGCTCGATGGCCCCGCGGATCTCCCGGGCGCCGTCCTCGGTCACCTCGGCGAACCGGTCGGCAAGGTAGCGCCAGGGGTCGACGTCGGGGTCGATCGCGGCCTGGTCGTACGGGCGGTGCTCGATGCTCAGGTTGGCGTACGTGAACCGCCCGGCCTCCGGGATCCGGCCCTTGGCCTCGATCTCCCAGGGGTAGCGCAGGTCGATGACGGTCCGTATGCCCAGCCCGAGGAAGCGCTCCCAGTCGGCGCCCGCCAGCTTGCCGAGGGAGTCGGACCGGTAGAGCGTGCCCCAGGCGACCGTACGGCCGTCGGCGGAGCGGTAGCCGCCCAGGTCACGGAAGTTGTGCAGACGCTCGAACGCGATGTGGCGGCGGTGCGTGTCCGCGGGCGGGTCGATGGACAGGTCGGTCAACTGTGGCTCCTCGGGGTGCGGTTGTCACCCCAGGATGCCCCAGGAGCCCCGGGAGCCCCGGGAGCCCCGGGAGCCCCGAGGACCCCCTCGGCCCTCAGCGCTTGCGCGCGAGCGTGAGGCCGTCCGCGATCGGGAGCATCACCGACTCGACCCGCTCGTCGGCGCGCACGTGCGCGTTGAACTCCCGGATGGCCAGGGCGTTCCCCTGCGCGTCCGCGTGCACCGCCCCTCCCCCGTACAGGACGTTGTCGGCGAGGATCAGCCCGCCGGGGCGCAGGCGCGGCACGAGCTCGTCCCAGTAGGCGCGGTAGCCGGACTTGTCGGCGTCGAGGAAGGCCAGGTCGATCACCGGGTCCTGCGGGAGTGCGCGGAGCGTCTCCAGGGCCGGGGCGATCTCGAGGTCGATCCGCTCGTCCACTCCGGCCGCCTTCCAGGCCTCCCGGGCGATCGATGTCCACTCCTCGGAGACGTCGCAGGTCAGGACCCGTCCGCCGGCCGCCAGGCCCTCGGCCAGGGCCAGCGTGGAGTAGCCGGTGAAGGTGCCGACCTCCACGATCCGGCGCGCCCCGACGATCCTTCCCAGCAAGGTGAGGAAGACGCCCTGCTCGTGCGGGACCTGCATCTGCGCAGCGCGGCCGAGCTCGCGCGTGCGCGCGATGAGCCGCTCCTGGACCGGGCTCGGGGGCTCGGCCTGCGCCACCAGGTACCCGTACACCTCGGCGGTGAGGTGCACCGTCTTCACATCGTCGGCAGTCCTGCCCATATCGTCCGTACACTCCTCCGCGAGTCCGCCATGCCGTCGGGAGACCCCGCGCCGCCGGATCACCCCGCTGCCCAACGACACCACCCCCGCAACGGCAACGGCACGGATCCGCCTGCGTTCCGGCGCGGCCGGTGACGAGGTCGATCCCCTGCCGCGGATGGACGCCGTCATCGACGACTCGGTCTTCGACCGGCCCCGCCTGCTCGGCTGACCGTCAGCCCGCCGGGTGGAGTGCCGCGTACTCCAGCGGAGCCGACGGGTCGATCGTGAGGTCGTACGGCGCCGGCTCCGCGCCCGCGCGGACCAGCAGGTCGCCGATCGCCGCGATCATCGCCCCGTTGTCCGTGCACAACGTCATCGGCGGCACCCGCAGTTCGATGCCCGCCGAGGCGCAGCGCCGTTCCGCCAGCGCCCGGACCCGCGAGTTGGCCGCCACTCCGCCGACCACCACCAGCGTCCGCACGTCGTACGCCCTGCAGGCCGCGACCGCCTTGCGGGTCAGCACGTCGGCCACCGCCTCCTGCAGCGAGGCCGCGCCGTCGGCGACCGGCGGCTGCTCCCCGCGCTGCCGGTGGCCCTCGGCCCAGCGGGCGGCGGCCGTCTTCAGCCCGGAGAAGGAGAAGGAGTACGCGTACGGGTCCTCCCCGCGCGGCCCGCCGGTCAGCGGGCGGGGGAACGTCACCGCCTTCGGGTTCCCGCCCCGCGCCGCCCGGTCGATGGCCGGCCCGCCCGGGTACGGCAGGCCGAACACCCGGGCCACCTTGTCGAAGCATTCCCCGGCCGCGTCGTCCAGGGTGTCCCCGAGGTGCAGGATCGGCTCCCGTACGAGGTCCCGTACGAGCAGCAGCGAGGTGTGCCCGCCGGAGACGACCAGCACCACGCAGGGCTCGGGCAGCGGCCCGTGCTCCAGGGTGTCGGCGGCGACGTGCCCGGCCAGGTGGTGCACCCCGTACAGCGGTACGCCCAGCGCGTACGCCAGGGTCTTGGCCCCGGCCAGTCCGACCTGGAGCGCGCCGGAGAGGCCGGGGCCGGTGGTGACGGCCACCGCGTCGAGCTGGTCCGCGCGCAGCCCGGCCCGGTCGAGGGCCTGGCGGACCACCGGGTTGAAGGCGTGCAGGTGGGCGCGGGCCGCGATCTCGGGGACGACCCCGCCGAAGCGGGCGTGCTCGTCCATGCTCGACGCGACGACGTGCGCGAGGAGCCGGCCGCCCTGCACGATGCCCGCGCCCGTCTCGTCGCAGGAGGACTCGATGCCGAGCACCACCGGAGAACCCGCCATCACACCTGCACCCGACCCTTATTGCGAATAGTTCGCAATAAGGGTACTAGCCGCGCGGGACCACCATCGCCAGCACCGACGGCAGCGGGTACCAGTCCGCCGAGGCGATGGACGCGTGGTGCGCGGCCATCAGGCCGACCCGGTCCCGGGCCTGGGCCTCGGTGGGGTGCACCCCGTCGATGGCGGGCGCCACGCCCTGGGCGTCGGTGGCGATCAGCAGGTAGTGGTTGCGGTCGTACCAGGCGGTGTCGATGGAGCCGCCCGCGTACGCGCTCGCGTCCCCGTCGAAGACCACGAACCACGGGCGGAGCGTCGCGTCCGCGTACCGGGTGCGCGGGTCGCCGGCCTCGGCCCGGTGCACGGCGGGGAAGGCGGCGGCCTCGCCGAGCCGGCCCGCGGCGGCGAGGGAGCGCAGGTGCTGGGCGTACTCCCGGTCGGTCCACAGGGTGTCGCCGGCGTTGCCCTCCTCCAGCGTGCCGGGGATCAGCTCCACCAGGAACTTCCCGGCCATCGCGGAGCGGCTCGGCCAGGCGCCGGCCCGGGCGGCGGAGTCCAGGTCGGGGTGGCCGGCAGCGAGTTGGCCGGGGCGGTAGACGGCGTCGCCGAGCTTCGAGGCCAGCAGCGCGTCGAGCTCGGCCGGGCCGCGCCCGAGGTTGGCGGCGAAGCCGTCCTTGAGCTCCAGCTTGAGGACGACCGGGCGGTGGCCGGGGTGGGCGTCGTGCCAGCTGCGGATGTCGGCGAGGCAGCCTGCGAGGTTCTGGTTGCGGGACTTGGTGCGCAGCTGGGCGGGGCTCGTGGCGTTCTCGCAGTTGTTGTCGTTGCCGAAGGGGTTGTCGTGGGCGACCCGCCAGGAGCTGCCGAAGAAATTGGTCCACACGTCGAGTTCCAGCATTGCGGCGCCCGAGTCGAGGGCGTCCGCGAAGTACGGGTACTTGGCCTTCTCGTACGCGTTGTGCACGCCGACGCCGGTCGACCCCGCGTACGGGAGGTCGGCTCCCGCCCCCCTCGCGGCCGCCCCCGCCGGGGCCGTGCCCAGCACGAGGGCCAGGGCCGCCAGGCCCGCCGTCACCGCGCCCGCCATCCGGTTCCGCAATCCCATGCTTTCGGCTCCTGTCCGTCCAGTCGGTGCGCCACGTCTCAACCCGCCGGGAGAGTAGGCGAGTTGGGTGACATCCGGAAGGACGGCGGATGACGGGTGACCGGCTGTGAGAACGGACACGTTCCGGATCCGGAACTGCCCTCGTCACGCCGTCCGTCGAACAGGGGGCCGATCAGGGTGCCGATCGGGGGTTTCGGGCGGGAGTGCCACATGTTCACCAAGGTTCACGGGCGGGCCGTACGGGTCTCCCTGCTCGTCGGCATGTGCTGCGCGGTGCTGATCGGGGGTGGCGGGTTCCTGTGGGAGCTGCGCGGCATCGCGGCGCACCTCGCGGAGGGGGATCCCGCGGAGGGGAGCTACGTACAGGACACGGAGCAGGCCGACCGCGCGGCGGCGGCCGTGCTGGACGGGCTGGCGCGGGAGGTTCCGGCGCAGGTTGTTCCGGCAGGGGAGGTCCCGGAGCAGGAGGCTCCGGTACGGGAGACCCCGGCGCCCGAGGCCCCGGTACGGGAGACCCCGGCGCCGGCGCCCGCCCCGCCGGGCCCGACCGCGCAGGGCACGGGCGGCCCCCCGGCCGGCGTGCACTGGCGGTCGGGCGGCTGGCAGCCCTCCGACCCGCTGGTCGCGCGGCCCGCGGCCGCCGAGCCCGCGACCGGGGCGCTGTTCTCGCCCGGCGAGGACGGGGACCAGGACCACCACTGCTCGGCCGGCGTGGTCCACTCCCCCGACGGCGACCTCATCGCCACCGCCGCCCACTGCGTGTACCGCGGCAGCTTCGGCTTCCGCACCAACCTCGCGTTCGCCCCGGGCTACCGGGACGGCGAGGCCCCGTACGGGATCTGGGTGCCCACCCGGATCGACGTGGACCCCCGGTGGACCGAGGACCAGGATCCCGACCACGACGTGGCGTTCCTCCGGATGCGCCGGCCCGGCCGTCCCGGCGAGCGCCTGGAGGACGCCACCGGGGCCCATACGATCCGGTTCCGGCCCGAACTGCCGGCGCCGGCCCGGGTCGTGGGCTATCCGAACGACACCGAGCACCCGGTGGAGTGCTTCAACACCGCCCGCGCCGCGGGGCCCGCGCAACTGCGGCTGGATTGCGCGGACGTACCCGACGGCACGAGCGGTGGTCCGGTGCTGACCGACGCCCACACCCTGATCGGGGTGGTCGGCGGCCGCGACGGGGGCGGGGACGAGACGACCTCGTACAGCAGCCGGTTCGACGAGGCGGTACGCGCCCTGTACGAACGGGCCGTGGCCGCCCCCCGCTAGGGGGCGTCTTGCCGATTCGGCCGGACGCCCGCGGACCCCTACGAGCCCGAGTCCGGCGGGCCCGGGTGGTGCGGGGGGTAGGCGGCGGCCTCCGGGGCCGTCGGCAGGCGCCACTTGGACAGGACCCGGATCACCGTGCCGGGGCTCAGCAGGGTGTTCGGCGAGGCCGACAGCGACAGCACGCCGAAGAAGGGCCGGGAGATCTCCGGATCGGCGTTGGCACCCACGATCACCCGGGACATGTAGGCCTGCAGGACCTTGGTCGCCCGGTCGGGCGGCGGGCCCTCGGTCTCCGGGTAGCGCATGTCCTCGCTGGTGGC
The Streptomyces sp. NBC_01296 DNA segment above includes these coding regions:
- a CDS encoding S1 family peptidase; the encoded protein is MNKPLAGALLSLLLIGAAAAPAVASEPQDKAAAAVTVNYAGTVALSNCSGSVVRAPGSLPTDPALVLSNGHCIESGFPGPGEVVKDQPSSRSFSLLNASGSRVATLRASKIAYATMTDTDISVYQLTKTYAQIQSQYGIGALTLNDARPVQGTAIKVVSGYWKRIYSCNVDGFAYRLKEGEWTWKDSVRYTSSCNTIGGTSGSPVIDTTTGKVVAVNNTGNEDGQRCTENNPCEVDENGNVTVRQGINYAQETYLIVPCIGAGNKIDLNRAGCTLPKP
- a CDS encoding NAD(P)/FAD-dependent oxidoreductase, whose protein sequence is MTEPESAGHDYDVVISGAGLAGSAAAILLARRGVRVALLERRSDPEAYKVLCTHSLTANAYPVLDELGLVPALEKAGAVRNEARWYTRWGWIEPKAAPAGPELPYGYNVRRSTLDPLIRSRAAQTPGVDLLPGHHVTGLVREAGRTVGVRASTPEGEREIRARLVVGADGKDSAVAKFAAVPARSYENARFGYLAHFRNLPLHGGIGQTWFLEPDMAYAFPNDGGVTVLAVLPDKKRLPAFREDLEGSFLEFVRALPEAPPIDSAERITKIIGTVNYPLHSRKPTAPGLALIGDAALTSDPLWGVGCGWALQSAQWLTQAVAPAASGRGDLDRSLALYARTHGRRLKGHQSLAVDYAKARPFNPIERLVFSAAARDESMARHMYLFASRLIGPLRFLNPLAVAKASAVNIKHRRAAASGEAKPEHPRGARRTG
- a CDS encoding tyrosine-protein phosphatase, with the translated sequence MTDLSIDPPADTHRRHIAFERLHNFRDLGGYRSADGRTVAWGTLYRSDSLGKLAGADWERFLGLGIRTVIDLRYPWEIEAKGRIPEAGRFTYANLSIEHRPYDQAAIDPDVDPWRYLADRFAEVTEDGAREIRGAIELITADPGPTVFHCTSGKDRTGLIAAFVLILLEVSEEEILADFALTELATARLTVDWHAANPGRTMRWPAYGRAPATILSLVLADLTTRYGSAGRLSRHARRDHARDDGPAARAPAALIMAGT
- a CDS encoding DUF421 domain-containing protein is translated as MQSAHGVLTPFLQSDIQFLDKALRTIAVYALILVLLRIVGKRQLAQLSTFDLVVMLLLANVVQNAVIGPDDSVIGAAFGAAVLLAVNTVVVRAAARYEWLGRLLEGSPTTLARDGHWLTPVIRHNGLRRADLDAAVRHQGGDDVTETTEVTLEPGGALVVQLAEPEQSADKADIAALRADIAALQRKLDALASGAS
- a CDS encoding DEAD/DEAH box helicase; the encoded protein is MTTTEAEAEAAAAAGDGRVVGTVGVDEAGRPVVRRPERVTDRWWQDVAALLGPTVHGTPATAVTAASVVVRRDRARALPRLLARHPAAAARWTWTPAAERLRAGGAAAADGLAALLAADAAEQSAWPADIDLPALGFVRTLPPFQRTAAARLLRAGGGANFSVPGSGKTTVAYAVFSALRARGAAHALLVVAPPSAFEAWVEEARACFAPDRAPTVAVRPRVMARTDTVVVLNYERLGDPAVRAALAGWSRGRKVLTVFDEAHRAKAGAASRRGADAAELARRADAVMVLTGTPMPNRPRDLEAVFDLVWPGQGHRLVHGDLAHLRDRAYVRATKDDLELPPLHLRVERIALDTSHRALYDAMTSRVRQWAQDAIGAAAAEGSASGAVAAQAGRALLHLIAAAANPAAVFAPGQPWSLPLDGPGHADLASLVAEPTRHIRPAKVVRAAQLVAEHRAQGRKTVVWSGFLGNIEALVTALARHRPAVVTGATPLDDRKAELDRFRHDDDCWALVATPQTLGEGVSLHLAAGDQVHLDRGYAAGTWLQALDRTHRLGLPPDARPSCTVLLAAETVDERVNQVLNHKVAALAAALRDPALRPVADPSLTDGDTDALLGDTDALRELLRPW